One genomic window of Euleptes europaea isolate rEulEur1 chromosome 10, rEulEur1.hap1, whole genome shotgun sequence includes the following:
- the C10H21orf58 gene encoding uncharacterized protein C21orf58 homolog codes for MTDSAVADHLTRLKLKLLEKKLENEQETMEDCESPVPETRNYSAHDYALQSALRRRKNLLQQLKEQNLLEEFSRPHVSPRIQRKHYRQEPDYVYQASSPAPPPPPPPPPPPPRIIQQTLPQQPATIIQQIPQHPLITQIPSPQAFPAPRSGSIKEDMVEMMLMQNAQMHQIIMQNMMLKSLPPPAYSPANGPAAPLLHHGQQLTAPIVVRTEKPRPSTVHHHHYTSSGVPAMPPQLGFPLWPSVMPPVLGTQLGGFPSDSHHLPIPTTATHMVPAHGLYGLPSGL; via the exons ATGACAGACTCAGCTGTGGCGGATCACCTGACAAGACTGAAACTCAAACTCCTTGAGAAG AAACTAGAAAATGAACAGGAAACTATGGAGGACTGTGAATCTCCTGTTCCGGAAACAC GGAATTACAGCGCCCATGACTATGCCTTACAAAGCGCACTCAGGCGAAGGAAAAACCTTCTTCAGCAACTCAAG GAACAAAACCTTTTGGAAGAATTCTCTAGACCACATGTATCACCACGAATTCAAAGAAAGCACTACAGACAGGAACCAGATTATGTCTACCAAGCTTCTtctcccgctcctcctcctccaccgccaccgccgccaccaccaccaaggaTTATCCAGCAAACA TTGCCTCAGCAGCCAGCAACCATTATTCAGCAGATCCCTCAGCACCCGCTGATTACTCAGATTCCTTCCCCACAAGCTTTCCCAGCCCCCCGCTCTGGGAGCATTAAGGAAG ATATGGTGGAAATGATGCTGATGCAAAATGCTCAGATGCACCAGATCATTATGCAGAACATGATGCTGAAATCTCTGCCACCACCGGCATATTCACCAGCTAACGGGCCTGCGGCTCCTCTGCTTCACCACGGACAGCAG CTTACTGCCCCTATTGTGGTACGAACCGAGAAACCCCGACCGTCAACTGTCCACCATCATCACTATACATCCTCAGGGGTGCCAGCTATGCCCCCTCAGCTTGGCTTTCCCCTCTGGCCTTCAGTAATGCCACCTGTTCTTGGCACACAACTGGGAGGATTCCCATCCGATTCCCACCATCTGCCCATCCCAACTACTGCAACACACAT GGTACCAGCCCATGGACTGTATGGATTACCCTCAGGCTTGTAG